One region of Zingiber officinale cultivar Zhangliang chromosome 7B, Zo_v1.1, whole genome shotgun sequence genomic DNA includes:
- the LOC122006758 gene encoding yrdC domain-containing protein, mitochondrial-like — protein sequence MRAMNSSVKTLERLPLFPFPAVERITRRCAEISSFGLVSQKKSSLAGAIWSRMSQSLDSVQRSEGKAGAVLPATDAHVEEAIEAIKAEQVIAVPTDTLYGFACDACSSEAVNRIYEIKGRKQTSPLAISVGDVSDISRFAIVDHLPHDLLYSLLPGPVTLVLKRGDSSILEKSLNPGLDSIGVRVPDFEFIRSIARGSGSALALTSANLSGQPSSVSIKDFENLWQHCAYVYDGGVLPSGRAGSTVVDLTNPGSFKILRPGSARPETTAILEKFGLEEAP from the exons ATGAGAGCTATGAATTCTTCCGTGAAGACGCTCGAAAGATTGCCTCTTTTCCCCTTCCCGGCCGTCGAGCGGATCACTCGCAG GTGTGCTGAGATAAGCAGCTTCGGTTTGGTGTCTCAGAAGAAGAGTAGTTTAGCTGGTGCAATCTGGAGTAGGATGTCGCAAAGCCTGGACTCTGTGCAACGCTCTGAAGGCAAGGCGGGAGCTGTTCTTCCTGCAACAGATGCTCACGTTGAAGAAGCAATTGAGGCAATCAAAGCTGAGCAAGTTATTGCAGTGCCCACGGATACTCTTTATGGATTCGCATGTGATGCTTG CTCTTCAGAAGCAGTCAATAGAATATATGAGATCAAAGGACGTAAGCAGACAAGTCCTCTAGCAATTTCTGTTGGTGATGTATCCGATATATCCCGCTTTGCCATTGTCGACCACCTACCTCATGATTTGCTCTATAGCCTCCTTCCTGGACCTGTCACTCTTGTTCTTAAGCGAG GTGATTCTAGCATTTTGGAGAAGTCTCTAAATCCCGGTTTAGACAGTATCGGTGTTCGTGTGCCAGACTTCGAGTTTATCAGAAGCATTGCTCGTGGTTCCGGAAGTGCTCTAGCTCTCACAAGTGCCAATCTTAGCGGACAACCCAGCAGTGTTAGCATCAAAGATTTCGAAAACCTTTGGCAACATTGTGCCTACGTTTATGATGGTGGAGTTCTTCCTTCTGGCCGTGCCGGTTCAACAGTCGTTGATCTTACAAACCCAGGATCATTCAAGATTCTGAGACCTGGAAG TGCGAGACCAGAAACAACTGCAATTCTTGAGAAATTTGGATTAGAAGAAGCTCCTTGA
- the LOC122006757 gene encoding elongator complex protein 5-like codes for MAESISRSLRDGCLEGEHAPALTIEDSLASSLGSSVFDHFLAHLVSQIAAGKSQARGLVLVAFNRSPAFYLELLRRKGVDAQHVDKRVRILDCYSDPLGWKKRVPPLKTAQNLPVKANVACFSDARDTNKLMASILDLGKEFVGQDKSRFAVAIDLVSSLLRYTSLPTVAGLLNKLRSNDQTSCIVWLIHSDLHEQRVSAALAYVSTMVASIQPIAQCTDEQTSQQNSVWLGKNSDKAKLHVRLKRRNGRVKLLAEELHLDQVGVKFTAVGAQNSNVAKSLLPKVQFNLQLSEQERVERAKVVLPYEHQGNGEEIQIYDGRRSLSDSISISQPSVASPVISDTQVAPGIGEIHYVRDSDDEQPDSDEDPDDDLDI; via the exons ATGGCAGAATCGATCTCCAGGTCGCTGAGGGACGGATGTTTGGAAGGCGAACACGCCCCCGCCCTGACGATCGAGGACTCCCTCGCTTCCTCTCTCGGTTCCAGCGTCTTCGATCACTTCCTCGCCCACCTCGTTTCCCAAATCGCCGCCGGTAAATCTCAAGCACG CGGCTTGGTGCTCGTTGCTTTTAATCGAAGCCCGGCTTTCTACTTGGAGTTGCTGAGGCGCAAGGGAGTAGACGCACAGCATGTGGATAAACG CGTGCGGATTTTGGACTGCTACTCCGACCCTCTTGGTTGGAAGAAGCGAGTTCCGCCATTGAAGACTGCTCAAAACCTCCCGGTGAAGGCAAATGTCGCCTGTTTCAGCGATGCGAGGGACACTAACAAGTTGATGGCTTCAATTCTTGACCTTGGAAAAG AGTTTGTTGGGCAAGACAAGTCTCGGTTTGCAGTCGCCATTGATCTG GTTAGTAGTTTGTTGCGATACACTTCATTACCAACCGTCGCCGGCCTACTTAATAAGCTTCGCAGCAATG ATCAAACATCCTGTATTGTTTGGTTAATCCATTCAGACCTCCATGAACAAAGGGTCTCCGCAGCCCTTGCGTATGTGTCTACTATGGTTGCTAGCATACAACCGATAGCACAGTGCACCGACGAACAAACAAGCCAACAAAACTCGGTATGGCTCGGGAAGAATTCCGATAAAGCAAAACTCCATGTACGACTTAAACGTCGAAATGGGAGAGTGAAGCTACTC GCAGAAGAACTACATCTAGATCAAGTTGGTGTTAAGTTTACAGCCGTAGGTGCTCAAAATTCTAATGTCGCGAAAAGCCTTTTGCCAAAG GTACAATTCAATCTTCAGCTATCAGAGCAAGAACGCGTCGAAAGGGCAAAAGTTGTTCTTCCCTACGAACATCAAG GCAATGGTGAGGAAATACAGATTTATGATGGCCGGAGATCTCTCTCCGACAGCATCAGCATCAGCCAGCCATCTGTTGCTTCGCCTGTGATATCAGACACTCAGGTTGCCCCTGGGATAGGCGAAATACATTACGTGCGGGATTCGGACGACGAACAGCCTGATTCAGATGAGGATCCAGACGATGACTTGGATATATAA
- the LOC122006759 gene encoding uncharacterized protein LOC122006759 isoform X2, whose amino-acid sequence MADSSSSSSASYILMVQHLIEKCLLFHLNKDECVDALSHHAHVNPVITSTVWSELEKENKEFFEAYGKNREKSVSEMRRRQMIRTMLTSAMPPWAKV is encoded by the exons ATGGccgattcttcttcctcttcatctgcCTCCTACATTCTCATG GTGCAACACTTGATCGAGAAGTGCCTGCTCTTCCACCTGAACAAGGACGAGTGCGTCGACGCCCTATCCCACCACGCCCACGTCAACCCCGTCATTACTTCCACAG TGTGGAGTGAGCTGGAGAAGGAGAACAAGGAGTTCTTCGAGGCGTACGGGAAGAACCGAGAGAAGAGCGTGAGCGAGATGAGAAGGAGGCAGATGATCCGAACCATGCTGACGTCGGCAATGCCTCCCT GGGCAAAAGTTTAG
- the LOC122006759 gene encoding uncharacterized protein LOC122006759 isoform X1, with protein sequence MADSSSSSSASYILMVQHLIEKCLLFHLNKDECVDALSHHAHVNPVITSTVWSELEKENKEFFEAYGKNREKSVSEMRRRQMIRTMLTSAMPPCDVKEPDHN encoded by the exons ATGGccgattcttcttcctcttcatctgcCTCCTACATTCTCATG GTGCAACACTTGATCGAGAAGTGCCTGCTCTTCCACCTGAACAAGGACGAGTGCGTCGACGCCCTATCCCACCACGCCCACGTCAACCCCGTCATTACTTCCACAG TGTGGAGTGAGCTGGAGAAGGAGAACAAGGAGTTCTTCGAGGCGTACGGGAAGAACCGAGAGAAGAGCGTGAGCGAGATGAGAAGGAGGCAGATGATCCGAACCATGCTGACGTCGGCAATGCCTCCCTGTGACGTCAAAGAACCCGACCATAATTaa